The Benincasa hispida cultivar B227 chromosome 9, ASM972705v1, whole genome shotgun sequence genome has a segment encoding these proteins:
- the LOC120085569 gene encoding GTPase HflX translates to MTSASLAGFFPRPSIPEPCSPCISSNQNRIFFPFTSRKNTRNSISTLGSSFRQEPAVVSSDNLPFHGSFVKPIQEAGETEDVDELIHGVSSTEPEPKSQLPTRVKKKTQEDEDSLEGRFKLRNGREVFEEKAYLVGVERKGDVGQLFSIDESLKELAQLADTAGLKVVGSTYQKLASPNPRTYIGSGKVAEIKSAIHALGIETVIFDDELSAGQLRNLEKSFGGDVRVCDRTALILDIFNQRAATHEASLQVALAQMEYQLPRLTKMWTHLERQAGGQVKGMGEKQIEVDKRILRTQIGVLRKELESVRVHRKQYRSRRFSVPVPVVSLVGYTNAGKSTLLNQLTGAEVLAEDRLFATLDPTTRRVQMKNGNEFLLTDTVGFIQKLPTMLVAAFRATLEEISESSLLVHVVDISHPLAEQQIEAVDKVLSELDVSLIPKLMVWNKVDKVSDPQHIRLEADKRDVVCVSALSGDGLDEFCDAVQGKLKDSMVWVEALIPFDRGELLCTVHQVGVVEKTEYTENGTLVQAYVPLRFSRLLTPMRQLCFTKSAQISQIHPTHPTEAARSTSRNEEETNWVC, encoded by the exons ATGACGAGCGCCTCTCTTGCCGGTTTTTTCCCTCGCCCTTCAATCCCAGAACCCTGTTCTCCATGCATTTCTTCGAATCAGAATCGCATATTCTTCCCCTTCACCTCAAGAAAAAATACGAGGAATTCTATCAGTACGCTTGGGAGTTCTTTTCGACAAGAGCCTGCCGTCGTGTCCTCTGATAATCTCCCTTTCCATGGTTCTTTTGTCAAGCCTATTCAGGAAGCAGGAGAAACTGAAGATGTTGATGAGCTTATCCATGGTGTCTCGAGTACTGAACCAGAGCCTAAATCGCAGTTACCGACTAGGGTTAAAAAGAAGACACAAGAAGATGAGGATAGCCTCGAGGGTAGGTTTAAGCTGCGAAATGGAAGGGAG GTTTTTGAAGAAAAAGCCTACCTTGTTGGTGTAGAGCGGAAAGGAGATGTTGGCCAACTTTTTAGCATAGATGAATCTCTGAAAGAACTGGCACAATTAGCTGACACAGCTGGACTAAAGGTCGTTGGTTCAACATATCAAAA ACTAGCTTCTCCAAATCCAAGGACTTACATAGGATCTGGCAAAGTTGCAGAAATCAAGAGTGCAATTCATGCATTAGGTATAGagactgtgatatttgatgATGAGCTTTCAGCTGG GCAACTGAGAAACTTGGAAAAATCATTTGGCGGAGATGTAAGAGTTTGTGATCGTACTGCCCTAATCCTGGATATCTTCAATCAGAGAGCAGCAACACATGAGGCATCTTTACAG GTGGCATTAGCGCAAATGGAGTACCAGTTACCTCGACTTACAAAGATGTGGACTCACCTTGAGCGTCAGGCAGGAGGACAGGTGAAAGGTATGGGTGAGAAACAAATTGAAGTGGATAAGCGTATCTTACGAACACAA ATTGGTGTTCTCCGTAAGGAATTAGAGTCTGTCAGGGTGCATCGAAAACAGTACAGAAGCCGACGCTTTTCAGTACCTGTCCCAGTAGTTTCTTTG GTTGGATATACAAATGCTGGAAAGAGTACGCTCTTGAATCAGTTGACTGGAGCTGAAGTCCTTGCAGAGGATCGGTTGTTTGCAACCCTTGATCCAACTACGAGGAGGGTTCAG ATGAAGAATGGGAACGAGTTTCTACTTACTGATACTGTTGGTTTCATCCAAAAGTTACCAACTATGCTG GTTGCTGCATTCAGAGCAACATTAGAGGAGATATCAGAATCATCATTGCTGGTTCACGTGGTGGACATCAG CCATCCGTTGGCTGAGCAACAGATAGAGGCTGTGGATAAAGTTCTTTCAGAATTGGATGTGTCATTGATTCCGAAGTTGATGGTTTGGAACAAG GTTGACAAGGTTAGTGATCCTCAACATATTAGACTGGAAGCAGATAAAAGAGATGTTGTTTGTGTATCTGCACTGAGTGGTGATGGTTTGGACGAATTCTGTGATGCAGTTCAGGGAAAACTGAAG GACTCAATGGTTTGGGTAGAAGCCTTGATCCCATTTGATCGAGGCGAGCTCCTGTGCACTGTGCATCAGGTTGGAGTGGTAGAGAAAACT GAATATACAGAAAACGGAACACTGGTCCAGGCATACGTTCCCCTCAGGTTTTCAAGGCTGCTTACACCAATGAGGCAACTAT GTTTTACAAAATCAGCTCAAATTTCCCAAATTCATCCAACTCACCCGACTGAAGCTGCAAGGTCAACGTCTAGAAACGAAGAAGAAACTAATTGGGTTTGCTAA